In a genomic window of Streptomyces noursei ATCC 11455:
- a CDS encoding sacsin N-terminal ATP-binding-like domain-containing protein gives MPWVRGADEGADPFGTARLRRGVLDAWAASPARFREDANTEEDLALGGYRDRLAVELAQNAADAAARAGVPGRLRLTLHAADGDAPAVLVASNTGAPLDATGVESLSTLRASAKRETSVAVGAVGRFGVGFAAVLAVSDEPALVGRTGGVRWSLAEARELAEAVAAHSPGLGGELRRREGHVPLLRLPLPAAGTAPEGYDTAVVLPLRDGAAQDLAERLLAGIDAALLLTLPGLAEVVVETPEGARTLTRRQDETYVLIEDSRRGATRWRVATDGGPLDPALLADRPVEERLRPFWSVTWAVPVDEAGAPARPGTAPVLHAPTPTDEPLGLPALLIASFPLEPTRRHVAPGPLADFLVGRAAAGYAGLLGDWQPVSAGTLDLVPGPLGKGWLDGELRRQVVELLPRVRFLPSAAADGGAAETAAWAEGDGEGEDGERYVLRPVDAELVEGAGAATVGVLAELFPSLLPAGLERRSELRALGVARVPLTEMIDRLAGVERSPEWWWRLYDALAGTDPDRLSGLPVPLVGTGRTTIGPRQVLLPLPDGGPDAGGEAADRHRTLTRLGLKVAHPDAVHPLLEKLGATPAAPRAVLTTPQVRAAVAHSLDADEDAYDVFEDELAPGAGVPLGAEELAETVLGLVRDANLAPGDEPWLAALALPDEDGELAPAGELVFPGSDFERVIREGELAACEAELAERWGEQPLTAVGVLATFALVRAADVVLDPDELEPRDGDFPEPDDAGLLDAVDVWCEDILDTLPEAPVPPVVTELVAVRDLDLVADDAWPRVLEMLSRPPLRDALTAPVRVLLPDGTTESVRPYTAWWLRGHPVLDGRRPAGLRAAGGDPLLAGLYEAADAGRVDAQVLRALGVRTSVGALLDEPGGAAELLTRLADPELPVGISQLHALYGMLTELDPDQVTLPDELRAVVDGEIQVADAADVLVADAPDLMPLAAGRALLPVRPARAAELAELFQVGRLSEAVAAEVRSDGAAHDVPEAVRALLGPAAPDAYVEHEELLVEGADGGVELDWRWTPDGTLHAATLEGVAAGLAWAAGQWPRRFEVAALLEDPERGDELARARWFD, from the coding sequence ATGCCGTGGGTGCGGGGCGCCGACGAGGGTGCCGACCCATTCGGTACGGCCCGGTTGCGGCGCGGCGTGCTCGATGCCTGGGCCGCCTCGCCGGCCCGGTTCCGGGAGGACGCCAACACCGAGGAGGACCTCGCGCTCGGCGGCTACCGCGACCGCCTCGCCGTGGAGCTGGCGCAGAACGCGGCGGACGCGGCGGCCCGGGCCGGCGTCCCCGGCCGGCTGCGGCTGACCCTGCACGCGGCCGACGGCGACGCGCCCGCGGTGCTCGTCGCCTCCAACACCGGTGCCCCGTTGGACGCCACCGGCGTCGAATCGCTCTCCACGCTGCGCGCCTCCGCGAAGCGGGAGACCAGCGTGGCGGTCGGCGCGGTGGGCCGGTTCGGCGTCGGGTTCGCCGCGGTGCTGGCGGTCAGCGACGAACCGGCGCTGGTGGGCCGCACCGGCGGCGTCCGCTGGTCGCTCGCCGAGGCCCGGGAGCTGGCCGAGGCGGTGGCCGCGCACAGCCCGGGGCTGGGCGGCGAACTCCGCCGCCGCGAGGGCCACGTACCGCTGCTGCGGCTGCCGCTGCCCGCTGCGGGCACCGCGCCGGAGGGCTACGACACCGCGGTGGTGCTGCCGCTGCGCGACGGTGCCGCGCAGGACCTCGCCGAGCGGCTGTTGGCCGGGATCGACGCGGCGCTGCTGCTGACCCTGCCGGGGTTGGCCGAGGTCGTGGTGGAGACGCCGGAGGGCGCCCGGACGCTGACGCGACGTCAGGACGAGACGTATGTCCTGATCGAGGACAGCCGGCGGGGGGCAACCCGGTGGCGGGTGGCGACCGACGGCGGCCCGTTGGACCCGGCGCTGCTGGCGGACCGGCCGGTCGAGGAGCGGCTGCGGCCGTTCTGGTCGGTGACCTGGGCGGTGCCGGTGGACGAGGCGGGGGCGCCGGCGCGGCCGGGCACCGCGCCGGTGCTGCACGCGCCGACCCCGACCGACGAACCGCTCGGGCTGCCCGCGCTGCTCATCGCGTCGTTCCCGCTGGAGCCGACCCGGCGTCATGTCGCGCCCGGACCGCTCGCGGACTTCCTGGTGGGCCGGGCGGCCGCCGGGTACGCGGGGCTGCTCGGCGACTGGCAGCCGGTGTCGGCCGGCACCCTGGACCTCGTCCCGGGGCCGCTGGGCAAGGGCTGGCTGGACGGCGAACTGCGGCGCCAGGTGGTGGAGTTGCTGCCGCGGGTGCGGTTCCTGCCGAGCGCGGCGGCCGACGGTGGGGCGGCGGAGACCGCCGCGTGGGCCGAGGGCGACGGCGAGGGCGAGGACGGGGAGCGCTACGTCCTGCGGCCGGTGGACGCGGAGTTGGTGGAGGGCGCCGGCGCGGCGACCGTCGGGGTGCTGGCCGAGCTGTTCCCCAGTCTGCTGCCGGCCGGTCTGGAACGGCGTTCGGAGCTGCGGGCGTTGGGTGTGGCCCGGGTGCCGCTCACCGAGATGATCGACCGGCTGGCGGGCGTGGAGCGGTCGCCGGAGTGGTGGTGGCGGCTCTACGACGCGCTGGCCGGCACCGACCCGGACCGGCTCAGCGGCCTGCCGGTGCCGCTGGTGGGCACCGGGCGGACCACGATCGGACCGCGCCAGGTGCTGCTGCCGCTGCCCGACGGCGGCCCGGACGCCGGCGGCGAGGCCGCCGACCGGCACCGCACCCTGACCCGGCTCGGGCTCAAGGTCGCCCATCCCGATGCGGTGCACCCGCTCCTGGAGAAGCTCGGGGCCACGCCCGCCGCCCCCCGCGCCGTGCTGACGACCCCTCAGGTACGGGCGGCGGTCGCCCATTCGCTCGACGCCGATGAGGACGCCTACGACGTCTTCGAGGACGAGCTGGCGCCGGGCGCCGGGGTGCCGTTGGGCGCCGAGGAGCTGGCCGAGACGGTCCTCGGGCTGGTCCGGGACGCCAATCTGGCGCCCGGCGACGAGCCCTGGCTGGCCGCGCTGGCGCTGCCCGACGAGGACGGCGAGCTGGCGCCGGCGGGTGAACTGGTCTTCCCCGGCAGTGACTTCGAACGGGTCATCCGCGAGGGTGAACTCGCGGCCTGTGAGGCGGAGTTGGCGGAGCGGTGGGGGGAGCAGCCGCTCACCGCGGTGGGGGTGCTGGCCACCTTCGCGCTGGTCCGGGCCGCGGACGTGGTGCTCGATCCGGACGAACTGGAGCCGCGCGACGGGGACTTCCCCGAGCCCGACGACGCGGGCCTGCTGGACGCGGTCGACGTGTGGTGCGAGGACATCCTCGACACCCTCCCGGAGGCCCCGGTGCCGCCGGTCGTCACCGAACTGGTCGCGGTCCGCGACCTCGACCTGGTCGCCGACGACGCCTGGCCGCGGGTCCTGGAGATGCTCTCCCGGCCGCCGCTGCGGGACGCCCTGACCGCGCCGGTGCGGGTGCTGCTGCCCGACGGCACCACGGAGTCGGTGCGGCCGTACACCGCCTGGTGGCTGCGCGGCCACCCGGTGCTGGACGGGCGCCGCCCCGCCGGGCTGCGCGCCGCGGGCGGCGACCCGCTGCTGGCCGGGCTGTACGAGGCGGCGGACGCGGGCCGGGTCGACGCCCAGGTGCTGCGCGCCCTCGGCGTCCGCACCTCGGTCGGCGCGCTGCTCGACGAGCCCGGCGGCGCGGCCGAACTGCTGACCCGGCTCGCCGACCCCGAGCTGCCCGTGGGGATCTCCCAACTCCACGCGCTGTACGGGATGTTGACCGAGCTGGATCCGGATCAGGTGACGCTGCCCGACGAGCTGCGGGCGGTCGTGGACGGCGAGATCCAGGTGGCGGACGCGGCGGACGTGCTGGTCGCGGACGCCCCGGACCTGATGCCGCTGGCGGCCGGTCGTGCGCTGCTGCCGGTGCGGCCGGCCCGCGCCGCGGAGCTGGCAGAGCTGTTCCAGGTCGGTCGGCTGAGCGAGGCGGTCGCCGCGGAGGTCCGCTCCGACGGCGCGGCGCACGACGTCCCGGAGGCGGTCCGCGCGCTGCTCGGCCCGGCCGCCCCGGACGCCTACGTCGAACACGAGGAACTGCTGGTCGAGGGCGCCGACGGCGGCGTCGAACTGGACTGGCGGTGGACCCCGGACGGCACGCTGCACGCCGCGACGCTGGAGGGCGTGGCGGCCGGCCTGGCATGGGCGGCCGGCCAGTGGCCGCGCCGCTTCGAGGTCGCGGCGCTGCTGGAGGACCCGGAGCGGGGCGACGAGCTGGCCCGGGCGCGGTGGTTCGACTGA
- a CDS encoding DUF3027 domain-containing protein encodes MRSRTPDRLCAEAVDLARAAAEEVATPGMVGEHIDAVAEADRVVTHLFDCREPGYRGWRWAVTVARASRGKIVTLDESVLLPGPDALLAPEWVPWSERLRPGDMGPGDLLPTEADDLRLEPGFSGEDTPPPNSPVAEGMAADVADTEEADVVPGSPAIQPAPARGGIGAVAEELGMARARVLSRYGLHAAADRWEEAFGPKTPMAQAAPASCVSCGFLTPIAGSLRQAFGVCANEFSPADGRVVSLSYGCGAHSEAAVMPKPPKPAEPVLDETVVEPVAIRPAADGGSVEDGGPAEELGHS; translated from the coding sequence ATGCGAAGCCGTACCCCTGACCGCCTGTGCGCCGAGGCGGTCGACCTCGCCCGCGCGGCGGCCGAAGAGGTCGCCACGCCCGGCATGGTCGGTGAGCACATCGATGCCGTCGCCGAGGCGGACCGCGTCGTCACCCATCTCTTCGACTGCAGGGAGCCCGGCTACCGCGGTTGGCGCTGGGCGGTGACGGTCGCCCGCGCCTCCCGCGGCAAGATCGTCACCCTCGACGAGTCGGTCCTGCTGCCCGGCCCCGACGCGCTGCTGGCACCCGAGTGGGTGCCCTGGAGCGAACGGCTGCGCCCCGGCGACATGGGCCCCGGCGACCTGCTGCCCACCGAGGCCGACGACCTGCGGCTGGAGCCCGGGTTCAGCGGTGAGGACACTCCGCCGCCGAACTCGCCGGTAGCCGAGGGCATGGCCGCCGACGTCGCCGACACCGAGGAAGCGGACGTCGTCCCCGGTTCGCCCGCGATCCAGCCGGCGCCCGCCCGCGGCGGCATCGGCGCGGTCGCCGAGGAACTGGGCATGGCCCGCGCCCGGGTCCTGTCCCGCTACGGCCTGCACGCCGCCGCCGACCGCTGGGAAGAAGCCTTCGGCCCCAAGACCCCGATGGCCCAGGCGGCCCCCGCCAGCTGCGTGAGCTGCGGCTTCCTGACGCCGATTGCCGGCTCGCTGCGGCAGGCGTTCGGGGTCTGCGCGAACGAGTTCTCGCCGGCGGACGGCCGCGTCGTCTCGCTGTCGTACGGCTGCGGCGCGCACTCGGAGGCCGCCGTGATGCCGAAGCCGCCGAAGCCGGCGGAGCCGGTGCTCGACGAGACCGTGGTCGAGCCGGTGGCCATCCGGCCGGCGGCCGACGGGGGGTCCGTGGAGGACGGCGGGCCGGCGGAGGAGTTGGGTCACAGCTAG
- a CDS encoding MFS transporter produces the protein MAAVRASRTSKVRRAGRAAGRALHRPLAAAARGVRRATHAQGAGESGLAKLIELHAVNAAGDVMITVALASTVFFSVPTHQARGRVALYLAVTMAPFALLAPVVGPLLDRLPHGRRAAMAGSMLARAVLALTMSGAVAGGGLELYPAALGVLVSSKAYGVVRSAVVPRLLPPRVSLVKANSRVTLAGLLATGVAAPVGAGLHLIGPAWPLYGACAVFLTGAFLSFSLPHTVDSGKGEARARLASRDGTFPTGPGGRRPGLRTVGPSVLHGLQANAALRSLSGFLTFFLAFLLREHPLGGLGAAASLGLVAVAAGTGNALGTAVGAGLKARGPERIVAAILGLALGATVLAALFYEVLAPVVVTAAAATAGLCQALAKLSLDAMIQRDVPEAVRTSAFARSETVLQLAWVVGGALGIALPLIGTLGMTAAAGLVALGAALAVRGLLDAARSGGRPAPRVV, from the coding sequence GTGGCAGCCGTCAGGGCGTCGAGGACGTCGAAGGTCCGCCGGGCGGGCCGGGCGGCCGGGCGCGCGCTGCACCGGCCGCTGGCCGCCGCGGCCCGGGGCGTGCGGCGCGCCACCCACGCACAGGGCGCGGGCGAATCGGGACTGGCGAAGCTGATCGAGTTGCACGCGGTGAACGCCGCGGGTGACGTGATGATCACGGTCGCGCTGGCCTCCACGGTGTTCTTCTCGGTGCCGACGCATCAGGCACGGGGGCGGGTGGCCCTGTACCTGGCGGTCACCATGGCGCCGTTCGCGCTGCTGGCGCCGGTGGTGGGGCCGCTGCTGGACCGGTTGCCGCACGGCCGCCGGGCGGCGATGGCCGGCTCGATGCTGGCCCGGGCGGTGCTGGCGCTGACCATGTCGGGGGCGGTGGCCGGCGGCGGGCTGGAGCTGTATCCGGCGGCGCTGGGGGTGCTGGTGTCGTCGAAGGCGTACGGGGTGGTGCGCAGCGCGGTGGTGCCGCGGCTGCTGCCACCGCGGGTCTCACTGGTGAAGGCCAATTCCCGGGTGACGCTGGCGGGGCTGCTGGCGACCGGGGTGGCCGCGCCGGTGGGGGCCGGGCTGCACCTGATCGGGCCCGCCTGGCCGCTGTACGGGGCGTGCGCGGTGTTCCTGACCGGGGCGTTCCTGTCGTTCTCGCTGCCGCACACGGTGGACTCGGGCAAGGGCGAGGCCCGGGCCCGGCTGGCGTCCCGGGACGGCACGTTCCCCACCGGGCCGGGCGGACGGCGGCCGGGGCTGCGCACGGTCGGCCCGTCCGTCCTGCACGGCCTCCAGGCGAACGCGGCGCTGCGCTCGCTCTCCGGCTTCCTCACCTTCTTCCTGGCGTTCCTGCTGCGCGAGCACCCGTTGGGCGGGCTGGGGGCGGCGGCGTCACTGGGACTGGTCGCGGTGGCCGCCGGGACCGGGAACGCGCTGGGCACGGCGGTCGGCGCCGGGCTGAAGGCGCGCGGACCGGAGCGGATCGTCGCCGCGATACTGGGTCTGGCACTGGGCGCGACGGTGCTGGCGGCGCTGTTCTACGAGGTGCTGGCGCCCGTGGTGGTGACCGCGGCGGCGGCCACCGCGGGGCTGTGCCAGGCGCTGGCCAAGCTGTCGCTGGACGCGATGATCCAGCGGGACGTGCCGGAGGCGGTGCGGACCTCGGCGTTCGCCCGGTCCGAGACGGTGCTCCAGCTGGCGTGGGTGGTGGGCGGCGCGCTCGGGATCGCGCTGCCGCTGATCGGCACGCTGGGCATGACGGCGGCCGCCGGCCTGGTGGCGCTGGGCGCCGCACTGGCCGTGCGGGGGCTGCTCGACGCGGCCCGGAGCGGCGGCCGGCCGGCCCCGCGGGTGGTGTGA